In Methanoregula formicica SMSP, the DNA window CGCCGGCGGATTGCCGGGTCGAGTTGTTCATAGGTCCTGGCAAACCGGGCGAGGCTCGCCTCCTTGTCACCATACACACCTCCAATATGGAGCTGGATCTTCGCTGTCCTGTCAAGACCCATCGCGTCCAGCACGCCCGCGTGGTACGCAAGCTCGGCGATGCTTCGGCCCGCGACCTCCATATCCGGCGCATTCAGGACAATAAACTGGTCCGGGTGCATCGATATCCGGATTCCGGCCTTCCGGATGAATTCTCCGGTCTCTGCAAGCTCATTTTTGAAATGTTCCTGCCAGGGAAACGTGCAGACCGGGTGGGACGCGAAGGGCACCAGGTCGGACGTGATCCGGAAGAAAAGAATACCGTTTTGCCGGTTCCAAACAAGGATTTTTTTCAGGCATGCAAGGTTCCCCGCAACGGTTTCGACCAGCCGCTCCTCCGAGTACGAGGCAAGACGGAAGGTCTTGTTGGCGCTGCACCCGATCCCCCGGTTGATACAGGGATACCCGATCCGCATTCAGACACCGCGATGAAT includes these proteins:
- the uvsE gene encoding UV DNA damage repair endonuclease UvsE, producing MRIGYPCINRGIGCSANKTFRLASYSEERLVETVAGNLACLKKILVWNRQNGILFFRITSDLVPFASHPVCTFPWQEHFKNELAETGEFIRKAGIRISMHPDQFIVLNAPDMEVAGRSIAELAYHAGVLDAMGLDRTAKIQLHIGGVYGDKEASLARFARTYEQLDPAIRRRLVIENDDLRFTAADCLNVHEETGVPVLFDVFHHACNNAGEEMAKALLLTGETWKKSDGIPMIDYSSQHPGKRPGSHADHIDPAGFSAFLDHSRPCDRDIMLEIKDKEVSALVACDLARNDPRFFLQRDD